The following are encoded together in the Lathyrus oleraceus cultivar Zhongwan6 chromosome 3, CAAS_Psat_ZW6_1.0, whole genome shotgun sequence genome:
- the LOC127125814 gene encoding uncharacterized protein LOC127125814 has product MMMNSSNGNMTPSSSSSAPTQSQGLKTYFKTPEGRYKLQFEKSHPAGLLQFNHGKTVSLVTLAHLKEKPAPSTPTASSSSFSASSGVRSAAARLLGGSNGSRALSFVGGNGSSKSNGVTGRIGSIGTSSSSSSVANPNFDGKGSYLVFNAGDAILISDLNSQDKDPIKSIHFSNSNPVCHAFDQDAKDGHDLLIGLFSGDVYSVSLRQQLQDVGKKIVGAHHYNKDGILNSSRCTCISWVPGGDGAFVVAHADGNLYVYEKNKDGAGDTSFPILKDPTQFSVSHARYSKSNPVARWHICQGSINSISFSVDGAYLATVGRDGYLRVFDYAKEHLICGGKSYYGGLLCCAWSMDGKYILTGGEDDLVQVWSMEDRKVVAWGEGHSSWVSGVAFDSYWSSPNSNDNGETIMYRFGSVGQDTQLLLWDLEMDEIVVPLRRPPGGSPTFGSPTFSAGSQSSHWDNAVPLGTLQPAPSMRDVPKISPLVAHRVHTEPLSSLVFTQESVLTACREGHIKIWTRPGIAESQPSNTETLLATSLKEKPSLSSKISSSSYKQ; this is encoded by the exons ATGATGATGAATTCATCGAACGGTAATATGACACCGTCTTCTTCTTCATCGGCTCCTACACAGTCACAAGGTCTCAAAACCTATTTCAAAACCCCTGAAGGAAGATATAAACTTCAATTCGAGAAATCTCACCCTGCTGGTCTTCTTCAATTCAATCATGGCAAAACCGTTTCTCTG GTAACATTGGCACATCTTAAGGAGAAGCCAGCGCCTTCAACTCCGACTGCCTCGTCTTCGAGTTTCAGTGCCAGCAGTGGGGTACGGTCAGCCGCAGCTAGACTGTTAGGAGGAAGTAATGGAAGCCGGGCGCTTAGTTTTGTTGGTGGAAACGGTAGTAGCAAAAGCAATGGAGTGACCGGTAGGATTGGTTCAATTGGGACCTCGAGTTCAAGTAGTTCTGTGGCTAATCCTAATTTTGATGGGAAAGGGTCTTACTTGGTCTTCAATGCCGGGGATGCAATTTTGATAAGTGATTTGAATTCTCAAGACAAG GACCCCATAAAGTCTATCCACTTCAGTAATTCAAATCCTGTGTGCCACGCATTTGATCAGGATGCTAAGGACGGGCATGATTTGCTCATAGGCCTGTTCTCCGGCGATG TCTACTCAGTGTCACTGAGACAGCAATTACAGGATGTTGGCAAGAAGATTGTTGGGGCCCACCATTACAACAAAGATGGTATTCTCAATAGCAG TCGTTGTACATGTATTTCTTGGGTGCCTGGAGGTGATGGTGCTTTTGTTGTTGCTCATGCTGATGGGAACTTGTACGTATATGAAAAG AATAAAGATGGTGCAGGCGATACTTCATTCCCAATCCTCAAAGATCCAACTCAGTTTTCTGTTTCTCATGCACGGTACAGTAAG AGTAATCCAGTCGCGAGATGGCATATATGCCAGGGTTCAATTAACAGTATTTCTTTCTCAGTGGATGGGGCATACTTGGCAACTGTTGGACGAGATG GTTACTTGCGAGTGTTTGATTATGCAAAAGAACACCTTATATGCGGCGGGAAAAGTTATTATGGTGGTTTATTATGTTGTGCTTGGAG CATGGATGGGAAGTATATTTTAACGGGAGGAGAAGACGATTTAGTTCAAGTTTGGAGCATGGAAGATCGCAAAGTTGTTGCATGGGGTGAGGGACATAGTTCATGG GTCAGTGGAGTGGCTTTTGATTCATATTGGTCATCACCAAATTCAAATGACAATGGAGAAACAATTATGTATCGATTTGGTTCAGTTGGTCAG GACACGCAATTGCTTCTATGGGACCTGGAAATGGACGAGATTGTAGTGCCCTTGAGGCGCCCCCCTGGTGGATCCCCAACTTTTGGATCCCCGACTTTTAGTGCTGGAAGTCAGTCATCCCATTGGGACAATGCAGTCCCATTGGGTACCTTGCAACCTGCTCCTAGTATGCGGGATGTTCCAAAAATATCTCCGCTAGTTGCACACCGGGTGCATACCGAGCCACTTTCTAGCTTGGTATTTACCCAGGAATCTGTACTTACAGCCTGCCGGGAGGGTCACATCAAAATCTGGACAAGACCTGGCATAGCCGAGAGCCAGCCAAGCAACACCGAAACTTTGTTAGCTACCAGTCTCAAGGAGAAGCCTTCACTTTCTAGCAAGATCAGCAGTTCTAGCTACAAACAATAA